A DNA window from Drosophila biarmipes strain raj3 chromosome 2R, RU_DBia_V1.1, whole genome shotgun sequence contains the following coding sequences:
- the LOC108022126 gene encoding melanization protease 1-like isoform X2 — protein sequence MKLVAAIISLLPWVNLGNAQAAVSFLEPNCGVSISGSRRWRTRVIDGGTADMFGNPWMVLIENSISCGGSLITNRFVLTAAHCIRNSPTVVFLGEFDRSTSPDCSRRGCLPRAIGIPVDAQIAHPRYVHHSRDDVALFRLARQVQYTDYIRPICLLTNYNPLAQIRTLTATGWGETEFGTESNVLKTTSLTQVDRRYCAALYGRVDTSHICAGDFASHVCRGDSGGPVSSTLRVNGQNRVIQLGIVSYGDMQCRQWSVFTNVMHHVNWIVDTVRRRQRPGHSNRLFW from the exons ATGAAGCTCGTCGCAGCTATTATAAGCCTGCTGCCCTGGGTTAATCTCGGAAATGCACAAGCAGCTGTATCATTCCTGGAACCGAACTGTGGAGTTTCGATCTCAGGATCGCGTCGCTGGCGGACCAGGGTAATCGACGGTGGGACAGCGGACATGTTCGGCAACCCATGGATGGTCTTGATAGAGAACAGCATTTCGTGTGGTGGCTCGCTGATTACCAACC GTTTTGTGCTTACTGCAGCACACTGCATAAGAAACAGCCCCAC TGTTGTATTCTTAGGGGAGTTTGATAGGTCGACCAGCCCCGATTGTTCCAGGAGAGGCTGCCTTCCGAGAGCTATTGGAATACCCGTCGACGCTCAAATAGCTCACCCAAGGTATGTGCATCATTCCCGAGATGATGTGGCCCTGTTTAGACTGGCCAGACAGGTGCAGTATACGG ACTACATCAGGCCCATCTGCCTGCTGACCAACTACAATCCCCTGGCCCAAATCAGGACATTGACTGCCACTGGCTGGGGTGAAACGGAATTCGGTACCGAAAGCAACGTTCTGAAGACCACCAGCTTGACGCAAGTGGATCGCAGGTATTGCGCAGCCTTGTACGGCCGAGTGGATACGTCGCATATCTGTGCGGGGGACTTCGCGTCGCACGTCTGCCGTGGGGACTCCGGCGGTCCAGTCTCCAGTACTTTAAGGGTAAACGGCCAGAACCGGGTTATTCAGCTCGGAATTGTCAGCTATGGAGATATGCAGTGCAGACAGTGGTCGGTCTTCACTAACGTAATGCACCATGTGAACTGGAtcgtggacactgtgcggcgGAGGCAAAGACCAGGTCACAGCAACAGGCTTTTTTGGTAA
- the LOC108022126 gene encoding melanization protease 1-like isoform X1, translated as MKLVAAIISLLPWVNLGNAQAAVSFLEPNCGVSISGSRRWRTRVIDGGTADMFGNPWMVLIENSISCGGSLITNRFVLTAAHCIRNSPTVVFLGEFDRSTSPDCSRRGCLPRAIGIPVDAQIAHPRYVHHSRDDVALFRLARQVQYTGKGSQFFPKDLSNNLLYHVDYIRPICLLTNYNPLAQIRTLTATGWGETEFGTESNVLKTTSLTQVDRRYCAALYGRVDTSHICAGDFASHVCRGDSGGPVSSTLRVNGQNRVIQLGIVSYGDMQCRQWSVFTNVMHHVNWIVDTVRRRQRPGHSNRLFW; from the exons ATGAAGCTCGTCGCAGCTATTATAAGCCTGCTGCCCTGGGTTAATCTCGGAAATGCACAAGCAGCTGTATCATTCCTGGAACCGAACTGTGGAGTTTCGATCTCAGGATCGCGTCGCTGGCGGACCAGGGTAATCGACGGTGGGACAGCGGACATGTTCGGCAACCCATGGATGGTCTTGATAGAGAACAGCATTTCGTGTGGTGGCTCGCTGATTACCAACC GTTTTGTGCTTACTGCAGCACACTGCATAAGAAACAGCCCCAC TGTTGTATTCTTAGGGGAGTTTGATAGGTCGACCAGCCCCGATTGTTCCAGGAGAGGCTGCCTTCCGAGAGCTATTGGAATACCCGTCGACGCTCAAATAGCTCACCCAAGGTATGTGCATCATTCCCGAGATGATGTGGCCCTGTTTAGACTGGCCAGACAGGTGCAGTATACGGGTAAAGGCAGTCAATTCTTCCCTAAGGATCTCTCTAATAACCTACTGTACCATGTAGACTACATCAGGCCCATCTGCCTGCTGACCAACTACAATCCCCTGGCCCAAATCAGGACATTGACTGCCACTGGCTGGGGTGAAACGGAATTCGGTACCGAAAGCAACGTTCTGAAGACCACCAGCTTGACGCAAGTGGATCGCAGGTATTGCGCAGCCTTGTACGGCCGAGTGGATACGTCGCATATCTGTGCGGGGGACTTCGCGTCGCACGTCTGCCGTGGGGACTCCGGCGGTCCAGTCTCCAGTACTTTAAGGGTAAACGGCCAGAACCGGGTTATTCAGCTCGGAATTGTCAGCTATGGAGATATGCAGTGCAGACAGTGGTCGGTCTTCACTAACGTAATGCACCATGTGAACTGGAtcgtggacactgtgcggcgGAGGCAAAGACCAGGTCACAGCAACAGGCTTTTTTGGTAA
- the LOC108022127 gene encoding melanization protease 1-like has translation MEIVATIIALFAWVQLGNGQEGVSFLEPTCGIAFAPTSRILGGQTADMFEHPWMAFISSDVSCGGSLITHRFVLSAAHCVRNHPTVVHLGDYDRSGDAYICKENVCKPRTIKIPVDAQFVHPGFVNPYANDIALLRLAWSVEFSDFIRPICLVTNYDPLPQMKFFTVTGWGKTEHGTPSSVLKITNLMQVDRSNCQHYRRRIDMSHICGGDRDSAVCNGDSGGPAFSRFQINGYTRVVQVALVSYGDRECRQWAVFTNVVYHMNWIIQTIRQNQ, from the exons ATGGAGATCGTCGCAACTATCATAGCCCTGTTCGCTTGGGTTCAGCTCGGAAATGGTCAAGAAGGTGTATCATTCCTTGAACCAACTTGTGGCATTGCGTTTGCACCGACGTCCCGAATACTGGGCGGCCAGACGGCAGACATGTTCGAGCACCCATGGATGGCCTTTATAAGCAGTGATGTCTCCTGCGGAGGTTCGCTTATCACACACC GTTTTGTGCTAAGTGCTGCACATTGCGTACGTAACCACCCAAC AGTGGTTCACCTGGGGGACTACGATAGGTCGGGAGACGCGTACATTTGCAAAGAAAACGTCTGCAAGCCAAGGACCATCAAGATTCCCGTCGATGCTCAATTCGTTCACCCGGGATTTGTTAATCCATACGCTAATGACATAGCCCTGCTTCGTCTGGCCTGGAGTGTGGAGTTTTCCG ACTTCATTAGGCCAATCTGCCTGGTGACCAACTATGATCCCTTGCCGCAAATGAAGTTCTTTACTGTCACCGGTTGGGGTAAAACGGAACACGGCACTCCAAGCTCCGTACTGAAGATCACAAACCTGATGCAAGTGGATCGCTCGAATTGCCAACACTACCGCAGAAGGATAGATATGTCGCACATTTGTGGCGGAGACCGCGATTCAGCTGTTTGCAATGGCGACTCCGGGGGTCCGGCCTTCAGTAGATTTCAAATAAACGGTTACACGCGGGTTGTCCAGGTTGCACTCGTCAGCTACGGGGATAGAGAGTGCAGGCAGTGGGCGGTCTTCACGAATGTGGTGTACCACATGAACTGGATCATACAAACCATAAGACAAAACCAATGA